The Rattus rattus isolate New Zealand chromosome 1, Rrattus_CSIRO_v1, whole genome shotgun sequence genome includes a region encoding these proteins:
- the LOC116890122 gene encoding LOW QUALITY PROTEIN: huntingtin-interacting protein K-like (The sequence of the model RefSeq protein was modified relative to this genomic sequence to represent the inferred CDS: substituted 2 bases at 2 genomic stop codons) codes for MATEGEVKLKLESEISGPEQPPAKPRKHDSGAADLEXVTDXAEEKETQSSNLEMAMSIIGDRRSREQKAKQEQEKELAKITIKKVDLELIMTEMELSRAAAERSLREHMDNVVEGLLALTN; via the coding sequence ATGGCTACCGAGGGAGAAGTGAAACTGAAGTTAGAGTCTGAGATCAGTGGCCCTGAGCAGCCTCCCGCGAAGCCAAGGAAACATGACAGTGGTGCTGCTGACCTAGAGTGAGTTACTGACTAAGCGGAGGAGAAAGAGACCCAGAGTTCGAATCTTGAGATGGCTATGTCCATCATTGGAGACAGACGGTCCAGGGAGCAAAAGGCCAaacaggagcaggagaaggaactgGCGAAGATCACTATCAAGAAGGTAGATCTGGAGTTGATAATGACAGAAATGGAGCTCTCTcgagcagcagcagaaaggagctTGAGGGAACACATGGACAATGTGGTGGAGGGACTTCTTGCCCTAACCAACTGA